From Streptomyces sp. NBC_00775, one genomic window encodes:
- a CDS encoding cytochrome P450, protein MAEETITLAEPPLPPVHDWPAGQLNGTEFEPVLAELMREGPLTRIRLSHGDEEWAWLATRYDDVKMITNDPRFSRREASVRQFTRLAPHFAPRPGALAWADQPDHNRLRRAASTAYTVSAVKRLRSRAQEILDELVDAMVQDGPPADLVERVLEPFPISVVCEIMGVPVDERQKVHTWTREIISTAGGVEAAERAKKNLFGWIAQAIRDRQDGDGDDVLSLLSGAVKSGELKEEEAVSVAGPLQIGGEALTNNSGQMFYLLLTRPDLMQRMRNDPAVRPAAIEELLRYIPHRAAVGLPRVALEDVMIQGIRIRAGEPVYVSYLAANRDPDVFPDPDRIDFDRDAGAHVAFGNGAHFCTGAVLCRMQIEMLFDTLLPRCPDLRLAVPADKVPFRQRTMIRGPLSLPIAW, encoded by the coding sequence ATGGCAGAAGAGACCATCACCCTGGCCGAGCCGCCCCTTCCGCCCGTTCACGACTGGCCCGCCGGGCAGCTGAACGGCACCGAGTTCGAACCGGTGCTCGCGGAGCTGATGAGGGAAGGGCCGCTGACGCGGATCCGGCTTTCTCATGGGGACGAGGAGTGGGCCTGGCTGGCGACGCGGTACGACGACGTGAAGATGATCACGAACGATCCGCGGTTCAGCCGCCGCGAGGCCTCCGTGCGGCAGTTCACCCGGCTGGCGCCGCACTTCGCGCCCCGGCCCGGGGCGCTGGCGTGGGCCGACCAGCCCGACCACAACCGGCTGCGCCGCGCCGCCTCGACCGCGTACACGGTGAGCGCGGTGAAGCGGCTGCGCTCCCGTGCCCAGGAGATCCTCGACGAGCTGGTCGACGCCATGGTGCAGGACGGGCCGCCCGCCGACCTGGTGGAGCGGGTCCTCGAACCGTTCCCGATCTCCGTCGTCTGCGAGATCATGGGCGTGCCCGTCGACGAACGGCAGAAGGTGCACACCTGGACGCGGGAGATCATCTCCACCGCGGGCGGCGTCGAGGCCGCCGAGCGCGCCAAGAAGAACCTGTTCGGGTGGATCGCGCAGGCCATCCGCGACCGGCAGGACGGCGACGGGGACGACGTCCTGTCGTTGCTCAGCGGCGCGGTGAAGAGCGGTGAGCTCAAGGAGGAGGAGGCGGTCAGCGTCGCCGGCCCACTCCAGATCGGCGGCGAGGCGCTGACCAACAACAGCGGCCAGATGTTCTACCTCCTGCTGACCCGGCCCGACCTGATGCAACGCATGCGCAACGACCCCGCAGTGCGCCCCGCGGCCATCGAGGAACTCCTGCGCTACATCCCGCACCGCGCCGCCGTCGGCCTGCCCCGCGTGGCCCTGGAGGACGTCATGATCCAGGGCATCCGCATCCGCGCGGGCGAACCGGTCTACGTCTCCTACCTGGCCGCCAACCGCGACCCGGACGTCTTCCCCGACCCCGATCGCATCGACTTCGACCGGGACGCCGGCGCGCATGTGGCGTTCGGCAACGGGGCGCACTTCTGCACGGGCGCCGTCCTGTGCCGTATGCAGATCGAGATGCTGTTCGACACCCTGTTGCCGCGCTGCCCGGACCTCCGCCTCGCCGTACCCGCCGACAAGGTCCCCTTCCGGCAGCGCACGATGATCCGCGGCCCCCTCTCCCTGCCGATCGCCTGGTGA
- the fusA gene encoding elongation factor G, protein MATTSLDLAKVRNIGIMAHIDAGKTTTTERILFYTGVSYKIGEVHDGAATMDWMEQEQERGITITSAATTCHWPLEDNDYTINIIDTPGHVDFTVEVERSLRVLDGAVTVFDGVAGVEPQSETVWRQADRYGVPRICFVNKLDRTGAEFHRCVDMIKDRLGAVPIIMQLPIGAEMDFKGVVDLVRMKALVWSAEAEKGEMYDVIDIPATHAEAAEEYRGKLVETVAEHDDEIMELFLEGQEPTEEQLYAAIRRVTIASGKSNGVTVTPVFCGTAFKNKGVQPLLDAVVRYLPTPLDVEAIEGHDVKDAEIVIKRKPSVDEPLSALAFKIMRDPHLGKLTFVRVYSGRLEAGTAVLNSVKGKKERIGKIYRMHANKREEIESVGAGDIVAVMGLKQTTTGETLCDDKAPVILESMDFPAPVIQVAIEPKSKGDQEKLGVAIQSLAEEDPSFHVHSDEETGQTILGGMGELHLEVLVDRMKREFKVEANVGKPQVAYRETIRKTVERHDYTHKKQTGGTGQFAKVQIAIEPILEADGPAYEFVNKVTGGRIPREYIPSVDAGAQEAMQFGILAGYEMTGVRVILLDGGYHEVDSSELAFKIAGSQAFKEAARKASPVLLEPMMAVEVTTPEESMGDVIGDINSRRGQIQAMEERHGARLVKGLVPLSEMFGYVGDLRSKTSGRASYSMQFDSYAEVPRNVAEEIIAKAKGE, encoded by the coding sequence ATGGCTACCACTTCACTTGACCTGGCCAAGGTCCGCAACATCGGGATCATGGCTCACATCGACGCGGGTAAGACGACCACCACCGAGCGGATCCTCTTCTACACCGGCGTCAGCTACAAGATCGGTGAAGTCCACGACGGCGCTGCCACCATGGACTGGATGGAGCAGGAGCAGGAGCGTGGCATCACGATCACCTCTGCTGCTACCACCTGTCATTGGCCGCTTGAGGACAACGACTACACGATCAACATCATCGACACCCCGGGTCACGTCGACTTCACGGTCGAGGTGGAGCGTTCGCTCCGCGTCCTCGACGGTGCCGTCACCGTGTTCGACGGTGTGGCCGGTGTTGAGCCGCAGTCCGAGACGGTGTGGCGTCAGGCCGACCGTTACGGCGTGCCGCGCATCTGCTTCGTGAACAAGCTCGACCGGACCGGCGCGGAGTTCCACCGCTGCGTGGACATGATCAAGGACCGGCTTGGCGCCGTTCCGATCATCATGCAGCTGCCCATCGGTGCCGAGATGGACTTCAAGGGCGTTGTGGACCTGGTCCGCATGAAGGCGCTCGTGTGGTCCGCCGAGGCGGAGAAGGGCGAGATGTACGACGTCATCGACATCCCCGCCACGCACGCCGAGGCTGCCGAGGAGTACCGCGGCAAGCTGGTCGAGACCGTCGCGGAGCACGACGACGAGATCATGGAGCTGTTCCTGGAGGGCCAGGAGCCCACCGAGGAGCAGCTGTACGCCGCGATCCGTCGCGTCACCATCGCGTCCGGCAAGTCCAACGGCGTCACGGTCACCCCGGTGTTCTGTGGCACCGCGTTCAAGAACAAGGGCGTCCAGCCCCTGCTCGACGCGGTCGTGCGCTACCTCCCGACTCCGCTTGACGTCGAGGCCATCGAGGGCCACGACGTGAAGGACGCGGAGATCGTGATCAAGCGCAAGCCGTCGGTGGACGAGCCGCTGTCCGCGCTCGCGTTCAAGATCATGCGCGACCCGCACCTCGGCAAGCTCACCTTCGTCCGGGTTTACTCGGGCCGCCTGGAGGCCGGCACTGCGGTGCTGAACTCCGTCAAGGGCAAGAAGGAGCGCATCGGCAAGATCTACCGCATGCACGCGAACAAGCGTGAGGAGATCGAGTCGGTGGGCGCCGGTGACATCGTCGCCGTCATGGGCCTGAAGCAGACCACCACCGGTGAGACGCTGTGTGACGACAAGGCACCCGTGATCCTGGAGTCCATGGACTTCCCGGCTCCGGTCATCCAGGTCGCCATCGAGCCCAAGTCCAAGGGTGACCAGGAGAAGCTGGGTGTCGCCATCCAGAGTCTCGCGGAGGAGGACCCCTCCTTCCACGTTCACTCGGACGAAGAGACCGGCCAGACCATCCTCGGTGGTATGGGCGAGCTGCACCTCGAGGTGCTGGTCGACCGTATGAAGCGCGAGTTCAAGGTCGAGGCCAACGTCGGCAAGCCGCAGGTCGCTTACCGCGAGACGATCCGCAAGACCGTCGAGCGTCACGACTACACCCACAAGAAGCAGACCGGTGGTACCGGTCAGTTCGCCAAGGTGCAGATCGCGATCGAGCCGATCCTCGAGGCCGACGGTCCGGCGTACGAGTTCGTGAACAAGGTCACCGGTGGCCGCATCCCGAGGGAGTACATCCCCTCGGTCGACGCGGGTGCGCAGGAAGCCATGCAGTTCGGCATCCTCGCGGGCTACGAGATGACGGGCGTCCGCGTCATTCTTCTCGACGGTGGCTACCACGAGGTCGACTCCTCGGAGCTCGCCTTCAAGATCGCCGGATCGCAGGCCTTCAAGGAGGCCGCGCGCAAGGCGTCGCCCGTTCTGCTCGAGCCGATGATGGCCGTTGAGGTCACCACGCCCGAGGAGTCCATGGGCGATGTCATCGGTGACATCAACTCCCGCCGTGGCCAGATCCAGGCCATGGAGGAGCGTCACGGCGCTCGCCTCGTGAAGGGCCTCGTGCCCCTCTCGGAGATGTTCGGCTACGTCGGCGACCTCCGCAGCAAGACCTCGGGTCGCGCAAGCTACTCGATGCAGTTCGACTCCTACGCCGAGGTTCCCCGGAACGTCGCCGAGGAGATCATCGCGAAGGCCAAGGGCGAGTAA
- the rpsL gene encoding 30S ribosomal protein S12, producing MPTIQQLVRKGRQDKVEKNKTPALEGSPQRRGVCTRVFTTTPKKPNSALRKVARVRLTSGIEVTAYIPGEGHNLQEHSIVLVRGGRVKDLPGVRYKIIRGSLDTQGVKNRKQARSRYGAKKEK from the coding sequence GTGCCTACGATCCAGCAGCTGGTCCGGAAGGGCCGGCAGGACAAGGTCGAGAAGAACAAGACGCCCGCACTTGAGGGTTCGCCCCAGCGTCGCGGCGTCTGCACGCGTGTGTTCACGACCACCCCGAAGAAGCCGAACTCGGCCCTGCGTAAGGTCGCGCGTGTGCGCCTGACCAGCGGGATCGAAGTCACCGCTTACATTCCGGGTGAGGGACACAACCTGCAGGAGCACTCCATCGTGCTCGTGCGTGGTGGCCGTGTGAAGGACCTGCCGGGTGTTCGCTACAAGATCATCCGAGGTTCGCTTGACACGCAGGGTGTCAAGAACCGCAAGCAGGCCCGCAGCCGCTACGGCGCCAAGAAGGAGAAGTAG
- a CDS encoding endo-1,4-beta-xylanase, whose protein sequence is MKNLRLPAVALMGAALLVTGVAQPASAHSSQPAPLRALADRADVRIGTAVNMTALADDTTYRRTTAREFSSVTAENVMKWESVEPQRGTYDWSEADALVRFARDHGQAVRGHTLLWHNQLPGWLTTGVADGSIDAAELRGILHDHITTEVKHFKGEIYQWDVVNEVFNDDGTLRNSIWLQQLGPSYIADAFRWAHAADPKAKLFLNDYNVEGINAKSTAYYELASRLRAEGVPVQGFGIQGHLGIQYGFPGDVSDNLARFAGLGMQTAFTEVDVRMVLPVDAEKLATQAAYFRGLLDACLGSRGCTSFTVWGYTDKYSWVPGVFTGQGAATLMDEDFVTKPAYAAVREGLASGR, encoded by the coding sequence ATGAAGAACCTCCGCCTGCCCGCAGTCGCCCTGATGGGCGCCGCTCTGCTGGTCACGGGCGTCGCGCAGCCGGCGTCGGCGCACTCCTCGCAGCCCGCCCCGCTCCGGGCACTCGCCGACCGGGCGGACGTCCGGATCGGCACCGCCGTGAACATGACGGCGCTGGCCGACGACACCACGTACCGCCGTACGACCGCCCGCGAGTTCAGCTCGGTGACGGCCGAGAACGTCATGAAATGGGAGTCGGTCGAACCCCAGCGCGGGACGTACGACTGGTCGGAGGCGGACGCGCTGGTGCGGTTCGCGCGGGACCACGGTCAGGCCGTACGCGGGCACACCCTGCTCTGGCACAACCAGCTGCCGGGCTGGCTGACGACGGGGGTCGCGGACGGGTCGATCGACGCGGCGGAACTGAGAGGGATCCTGCACGACCACATCACCACCGAGGTGAAGCACTTCAAAGGCGAGATCTACCAGTGGGACGTGGTGAACGAGGTCTTCAACGACGACGGCACCCTGCGGAACTCGATCTGGCTCCAGCAGCTCGGCCCGTCGTACATAGCCGACGCCTTCCGCTGGGCCCACGCGGCCGACCCGAAGGCGAAGCTCTTCCTCAACGACTACAACGTCGAGGGGATCAACGCGAAGTCGACGGCGTACTACGAGCTGGCGAGCCGGCTGCGCGCCGAGGGCGTACCGGTGCAAGGGTTCGGCATCCAGGGCCACTTGGGCATTCAGTACGGCTTCCCGGGCGATGTCTCCGACAACCTCGCCCGCTTCGCCGGCCTGGGCATGCAGACGGCCTTCACTGAGGTGGACGTGCGGATGGTCCTGCCCGTGGACGCCGAGAAGCTGGCGACCCAGGCGGCGTACTTCCGCGGTCTGCTGGACGCCTGCCTCGGCTCGCGCGGCTGCACATCCTTCACCGTCTGGGGCTACACCGACAAGTACTCGTGGGTGCCGGGCGTCTTCACGGGGCAGGGCGCGGCGACCCTGATGGACGAGGACTTCGTGACGAAGCCGGCGTACGCGGCGGTGCGGGAGGGCCTGGCGTCCGGACGGTGA
- the tuf gene encoding elongation factor Tu, protein MAKAKFERTKPHVNIGTIGHIDHGKTTLTAAITKVLHDAYPDLNEASAFDQIDKAPEERQRGITISIAHVEYQTETRHYAHVDCPGHADYIKNMITGAAQMDGAILVVAATDGPMPQTKEHVLLARQVGVPYIVVALNKADMVDDEEILELVELEVRELLSEYEFPGDDLPVVKVSALKALEGDKEWGQSVLDLMAAVDEAIPTPARDVDKPFLMPVEDVFTITGRGTVVTGRIERGVLKVNETVDIIGIKQEKTTTTVTGIEMFRKLLDEGQAGENVGLLLRGIKREDVERGQVIIKPGSVTPHTEFEAQAYILSKDEGGRHTPFFNNYRPQFYFRTTDVTGVVTLPEGTEMVMPGDNTEMTVSLIQPVAMEEGLKFAIREGGRTVGAGQVTKINK, encoded by the coding sequence GTGGCGAAGGCGAAGTTCGAGCGGACTAAGCCGCACGTCAACATCGGCACCATCGGTCACATCGACCACGGTAAGACGACCCTCACGGCCGCCATTACCAAGGTGCTGCACGACGCGTACCCGGACCTGAACGAGGCCTCGGCCTTCGACCAGATCGACAAGGCTCCTGAGGAGCGCCAGCGCGGTATCACGATCTCGATCGCGCACGTCGAGTACCAGACCGAGACGCGTCACTACGCCCACGTCGACTGCCCCGGTCACGCGGACTACATCAAGAACATGATCACGGGTGCGGCGCAGATGGACGGCGCCATCCTCGTGGTTGCCGCCACCGACGGCCCGATGCCGCAGACCAAGGAGCACGTGCTCCTGGCCCGCCAGGTCGGCGTTCCCTACATCGTTGTCGCCCTGAACAAGGCCGACATGGTGGACGACGAGGAGATCCTGGAGCTCGTCGAGCTCGAGGTCCGTGAGCTCCTCTCCGAGTACGAGTTCCCGGGCGACGACCTGCCGGTCGTCAAGGTCTCGGCGCTCAAGGCGCTCGAGGGCGACAAGGAGTGGGGCCAGTCGGTCCTGGACCTGATGGCCGCCGTCGACGAGGCGATCCCCACCCCGGCGCGTGACGTCGACAAGCCGTTCCTCATGCCCGTCGAGGACGTCTTCACGATCACCGGTCGCGGTACGGTCGTCACCGGCCGTATCGAGCGTGGTGTCCTGAAGGTCAACGAGACCGTTGACATCATCGGCATCAAGCAGGAGAAGACCACCACCACGGTCACCGGCATCGAGATGTTCCGCAAGCTGCTCGACGAGGGCCAGGCCGGTGAGAACGTCGGTCTGCTCCTCCGTGGCATCAAGCGCGAGGACGTCGAGCGCGGCCAGGTCATCATCAAGCCCGGTTCGGTCACGCCGCACACCGAGTTCGAGGCCCAGGCCTACATCCTGTCCAAGGACGAGGGTGGCCGCCACACGCCGTTCTTCAACAACTACCGTCCGCAGTTCTACTTCCGTACGACTGACGTGACCGGTGTTGTGACCCTCCCCGAGGGCACGGAGATGGTCATGCCGGGCGACAACACCGAGATGACTGTCTCGCTGATCCAGCCCGTCGCCATGGAAGAGGGCCTGAAGTTCGCCATCCGTGAGGGTGGCCGGACCGTGGGCGCCGGCCAGGTCACCAAGATCAACAAGTAG
- a CDS encoding glycosyl hydrolase 115 family protein yields MSGDVSRRTVLGAGIAALPVLSGVAWAADSGPRATDPGAYISFTGGAFSLVGAPVVVSQEDHPGVVRVAGDLRDDIERVTGVRPGDAMAREVVLVGTIGRSPLIDGLVASGKLDVTGVRGKWETSLQTVVERPMPGVDRAFVVAGGDPRGTIFGAYDVSYGIGVSPWYWWDDVRPVHRDALYVLPGRHTQGTPAVKYRGIFINDENPALGTWAPGYFGPGKAPGHEGGFTADFYAKVFEVLLRLKANYLWPAVWGRAFAEDDPENHARAKEYGIVMGTSHEAPMMRGIEEWNRHAVPAVRDSGGAVVTPGHDPYGGTGEWSFRRNADAIKAYWREGIRRMADQDFEGVVTLGMRGNGDTSLPDGDGVELMREIIDAQREIIAEVTGRDPASVPQVWTLYKEVQRYWDRGLRAPDDVTVVLTDDNWGNIRKHPDPAEPARTGGYGLYYHFDYVGAGRNYKWVDTTSLPNLWDQLHQAVAYGNHGLWVTNAGDLKGNELPTEFFLDYAWNPDRWGLSSLGEWERRYARQNFGPAQASEIADVLATYGQLQSRRKPELLNRRITGSGSDIVYDDQATPFYGRELERVTDEWRELAARAGRIARRLPESAQDAWFELVGYEVLATANLYELREAEFTNLRYAEQGRAATNGLAAAAEAGLEKDLALAERFNSQVAGGKWRGFQTQPHIDYGDVERYGANAGWQQPELNNVALPDVLFPAVRRVPLPDAAELGVAVDGSLDETVVLNPYRTGPAPYIEVFNRGRDAFDYRIEVSVPWITVDRPRGRVSDQVRAVVKADWARAPLGRTEAEITVRGAGAVVTVPVIAEHPSARGLRGFVEAGGYVAVDADHYARAVGTWQRIERIGRTGAGMTPFPVTAARQTPGRAASPRLEYEVSVLTPGAVTVWAYVSPRNPALATGGLRYALSFDGAEPQTVDIHAATGADDGLMNKQWARHTSDNVNLTSTRHTIAAPGVHRLTFWTVDPTVVLQRLVIDTGGLTPTYLGPPESHRVS; encoded by the coding sequence ATGTCTGGAGACGTCAGCCGCAGAACCGTTCTCGGTGCCGGGATCGCCGCGTTGCCGGTGCTGTCGGGGGTGGCGTGGGCGGCGGACTCGGGGCCGCGTGCCACCGACCCCGGCGCGTACATCTCCTTCACCGGTGGGGCGTTCTCGCTCGTGGGCGCCCCGGTGGTGGTCTCCCAGGAGGATCACCCCGGAGTCGTACGGGTGGCAGGGGACCTCCGGGACGACATCGAGCGGGTGACGGGCGTGCGGCCCGGTGACGCGATGGCGCGCGAGGTCGTCCTGGTCGGGACGATCGGGCGCAGCCCGCTGATCGACGGGCTCGTCGCCTCCGGGAAGCTGGACGTCACAGGGGTGCGGGGGAAGTGGGAGACCTCGCTGCAGACCGTCGTGGAGCGGCCGATGCCCGGGGTCGACCGGGCCTTCGTCGTCGCGGGCGGCGACCCGCGCGGCACGATCTTCGGGGCGTACGACGTCTCGTACGGCATCGGGGTCTCGCCCTGGTACTGGTGGGACGACGTACGCCCGGTCCACCGCGACGCGCTCTACGTGCTGCCGGGGCGGCACACGCAGGGCACGCCGGCGGTGAAGTACCGCGGGATCTTCATCAACGACGAGAACCCGGCGCTGGGCACCTGGGCGCCCGGGTACTTCGGCCCCGGCAAGGCCCCCGGCCACGAGGGCGGCTTCACCGCGGACTTCTACGCCAAGGTCTTCGAGGTGCTGCTGCGCCTGAAGGCGAACTACCTGTGGCCGGCGGTGTGGGGCCGCGCCTTCGCCGAGGACGACCCCGAGAACCACGCCCGCGCCAAGGAGTACGGCATTGTCATGGGCACGTCTCACGAGGCGCCCATGATGCGGGGCATCGAGGAGTGGAACCGGCACGCGGTCCCCGCCGTGCGCGACAGCGGGGGAGCCGTCGTGACGCCGGGACACGACCCGTACGGCGGTACGGGGGAGTGGTCGTTCCGCCGCAACGCCGACGCGATCAAGGCGTACTGGCGCGAGGGCATCCGGCGGATGGCCGACCAGGACTTCGAGGGCGTCGTCACGCTGGGGATGCGCGGCAACGGGGACACGAGCCTGCCGGACGGCGACGGCGTCGAGCTGATGCGGGAGATCATCGACGCCCAGCGGGAGATCATCGCCGAGGTCACCGGCCGTGATCCGGCCTCGGTCCCGCAGGTGTGGACGCTCTACAAGGAGGTCCAGCGGTACTGGGACCGGGGGCTTCGGGCGCCGGACGACGTCACGGTCGTCCTCACCGACGACAACTGGGGCAACATCCGCAAGCATCCCGACCCGGCCGAGCCCGCGCGGACCGGCGGCTACGGCCTGTACTACCACTTCGACTACGTCGGGGCCGGCCGCAACTACAAGTGGGTGGACACGACCTCCCTCCCGAACCTGTGGGACCAGCTCCACCAGGCCGTCGCGTACGGGAACCACGGGCTGTGGGTCACGAATGCCGGAGACCTCAAGGGCAATGAGCTGCCCACCGAGTTCTTCCTCGACTACGCCTGGAATCCGGACCGTTGGGGCCTGTCGTCGCTCGGCGAGTGGGAACGCCGTTACGCCCGGCAGAACTTCGGCCCGGCGCAGGCCTCGGAGATCGCGGACGTACTGGCGACGTACGGGCAACTCCAGTCGCGACGGAAGCCCGAGCTGCTCAACCGCCGTATCACGGGAAGCGGTTCGGACATCGTGTACGACGACCAGGCCACCCCCTTCTACGGGCGCGAGCTGGAGCGGGTGACGGACGAGTGGCGGGAGCTCGCGGCGCGGGCCGGGCGGATCGCGCGGCGGTTGCCGGAGTCGGCGCAGGACGCGTGGTTCGAGCTGGTCGGGTACGAGGTGCTGGCGACGGCGAACCTGTACGAACTGCGGGAGGCGGAGTTCACGAACCTGCGGTACGCCGAGCAGGGCCGGGCGGCGACGAACGGCCTGGCGGCAGCGGCGGAGGCGGGCCTGGAGAAGGACCTGGCCCTTGCCGAGCGCTTCAACTCCCAGGTGGCGGGCGGGAAATGGCGCGGCTTCCAGACGCAGCCGCACATCGACTACGGGGATGTGGAGCGGTACGGGGCGAACGCGGGGTGGCAGCAGCCGGAGCTGAACAACGTGGCACTGCCCGATGTGCTGTTCCCCGCGGTGCGGCGCGTCCCGCTTCCGGACGCGGCCGAGCTGGGGGTGGCCGTCGACGGCTCCCTGGACGAGACGGTCGTGCTGAACCCGTACCGCACGGGCCCGGCGCCGTACATCGAGGTGTTCAACCGGGGCCGTGACGCCTTCGACTACCGGATCGAGGTGTCGGTGCCGTGGATCACCGTGGACCGCCCGCGGGGGAGGGTCTCGGACCAGGTGCGGGCCGTGGTGAAAGCGGACTGGGCGCGGGCGCCCCTGGGCCGTACGGAGGCGGAGATCACCGTACGCGGCGCGGGTGCCGTCGTGACCGTACCGGTGATCGCCGAGCATCCGTCGGCGCGTGGCCTGCGGGGATTCGTGGAGGCGGGCGGGTATGTCGCGGTGGACGCGGACCATTACGCGCGGGCCGTGGGCACCTGGCAGCGGATCGAACGGATCGGCCGTACGGGGGCGGGGATGACACCGTTCCCGGTCACGGCGGCCCGTCAGACGCCGGGGCGTGCGGCATCGCCCCGCCTGGAGTACGAGGTGAGCGTGCTGACGCCGGGTGCGGTGACCGTCTGGGCGTACGTGTCCCCGCGCAACCCGGCGCTCGCGACCGGTGGCCTGCGCTACGCGCTCTCCTTCGACGGCGCCGAGCCGCAGACGGTCGACATCCACGCGGCCACCGGCGCGGACGACGGCCTGATGAACAAGCAGTGGGCGCGCCACACCTCGGACAACGTGAACCTGACGTCGACGAGGCACACGATCGCGGCGCCCGGCGTGCACCGTCTGACGTTCTGGACGGTCGACCCGACCGTGGTGCTCCAGCGCCTGGTGATCGACACCGGCGGACTGACACCGACGTACCTGGGCCCGCCGGAGAGCCACCGCGTCAGCTGA
- a CDS encoding Crp/Fnr family transcriptional regulator gives MTAAHLPGDEGLDDRVPFLARLESEDRSALLSLGHELSFTPRMVLLHQSEPSSHVLIVTHGWTKVTAAAANGYEALLALRGPGDIIGESAALTGRPRSATVTALEPVRTVAVVREHFTAFLAGSPAVSFALLGLTSDRTRAADRRRLEFASMSVRERFAALLLDLARTNGRRTAEGIELSVPLSKQELAGSVGASREMVQRLLKELRERGAVVTGRRAMVIVRMDVLRQIARG, from the coding sequence ATGACGGCCGCACACTTACCGGGGGACGAGGGCCTGGACGACCGGGTGCCGTTCCTGGCCCGCCTGGAGAGCGAGGACCGCTCCGCGCTGCTCTCCCTCGGCCACGAGCTCTCCTTCACCCCCCGCATGGTGCTCCTGCACCAGAGCGAGCCGTCCTCGCACGTGCTGATCGTCACGCACGGCTGGACGAAGGTGACCGCGGCGGCCGCCAACGGTTACGAGGCGCTGCTCGCGCTGCGCGGTCCCGGCGACATCATCGGCGAGTCGGCCGCGCTCACCGGCCGCCCCCGCTCGGCCACGGTCACCGCCCTGGAACCCGTCCGCACTGTCGCAGTCGTCCGCGAACACTTCACGGCCTTCCTCGCCGGCTCCCCCGCCGTCTCCTTCGCCCTCCTCGGCCTCACCTCCGACCGGACGCGCGCCGCCGACCGCCGTCGCCTGGAATTCGCCTCCATGAGCGTCCGCGAACGCTTCGCCGCCCTCCTCCTCGACCTCGCCCGCACCAACGGCCGCCGCACCGCCGAGGGCATCGAACTCTCCGTCCCCCTGAGCAAGCAGGAGCTGGCGGGGTCGGTGGGGGCGTCGCGGGAGATGGTCCAACGGTTGCTGAAGGAGTTGCGCGAGCGGGGGGCGGTCGTGACGGGGCGGCGGGCGATGGTGATCGTACGGATGGATGTACTACGCCAGATCGCCCGAGGCTGA
- the rpsG gene encoding 30S ribosomal protein S7 — protein sequence MPRKGPAPKRPVIIDPVYGSPLVTSLINKVLLNGKRSTAERIVYGAMEGLREKTGNDPVITLKRALENIKPTLEVKSRRVGGATYQVPIEVKPGRANTLALRWLVGYSRARREKTMTERLLNELLDASNGLGAAVKKREDTHKMAESNKAFAHYRW from the coding sequence ATGCCTCGTAAGGGCCCCGCCCCGAAGCGCCCGGTCATCATCGACCCGGTCTACGGTTCCCCTCTGGTGACCTCCCTGATCAACAAGGTGCTGCTGAACGGCAAGCGCTCCACCGCCGAGCGCATCGTCTACGGCGCCATGGAGGGCCTGCGCGAGAAGACCGGCAACGACCCGGTCATCACGCTCAAGCGCGCTCTGGAGAACATCAAGCCGACCCTCGAGGTCAAGTCCCGCCGAGTCGGCGGTGCGACGTACCAGGTTCCGATCGAGGTCAAGCCCGGTCGCGCCAACACGCTCGCGCTGCGCTGGCTCGTCGGTTACTCCCGCGCCCGTCGCGAGAAGACGATGACCGAGCGTCTGCTCAACGAGCTTCTCGACGCGTCCAACGGCCTTGGTGCCGCTGTGAAGAAGCGCGAGGACACCCACAAGATGGCCGAGTCCAACAAGGCCTTCGCGCACTACCGCTGGTAG